The window TGCTCTCCAGGTTGCCCCAGCCAATCCCCCCTATATGGGTCAGGGAAGTAGAGAACATAACAGACTGGAGATTGTTTCGTTGGAGCAGATAAGGTGAAGCAGAGAAGGGATTGTCTCCCTCCGTTTAGTGGTAAAGAGGGGTAAGGGGTGTAAACAGGGGTAATGTTCATTTTCATCGTACAGCCATAAAAACCTAACACACCTGTATATTCTTCTAAAGCAATGTGACACTGTCTAACTATATGCTTGTTTTCTACACCACAGATGCTGTCTGTTTTCTATCCTCAATTTTTCATGCCAATTATTGACCCTTCTTTTAGAATGTGATGCACAACCACGAAGACAAGTTATACACTAAAGAATGTCGTTGTATTCATTTATCAAAACAGGAAAGCTGTGGTTCCACACAGAAACGTTGTCTGTCACTCAGCTCATGTGGATAGACACCGTACTCCCCATGTTAAATTACCCTGAATAATTAATTCCATCGCACCTTCATTGGCACTCGCCACATTtccaacaccaacaccaactGGACAGAGGCCAACTGTCTGCCGGTATAGAACTGTTCTTGAATTTATGCTTTCATATCGCTTTCACGTTTTTTAAAATACGGTTATTGATGAATTTGATACAAAAACATCATTGCAGTATTATACTTCGGCAAGCGTCCGTTGTCTTGATTGACGGTCTATCCTTGAGAACGCCACTCATCGGGAAAAAGTGCGTGCAGTGGTGCTGAAAAGCTGATCTGTCTTTACACTGTTGTTGATTCCAGTGTTGATTCGTGCCTAACACTTGGGAGGTCATAATACACAGGAAGCCGCACAGCGCAACTTCAAATTGTCTGCTACAATTTGGGATAGATTTATCGGGATAGAAAATTACAACGCAAAAGAAGTTAACTGAGAAACACTAAAGTTACTCAAACATAAGCCAGTTTGTTAACTGTATTTTTTGTTGTAGTCATGGACAAAATGCTACCTGCCCAAGAGGCCGCTAAAATCTATCACACCAATTACGTAAGGAACGCGCGAGCAATAGGCGTCCTATGGGCAATTTTCACAATTTGTTTCGGCATAATCACGGTCGTGGTCTTTATTCAGCCGTACTGGATTGGGGACAGCGTCAACACCCCGCAGGCTGGGTACTTCGGCCTCTTCCACTACTGCATCGGCAACGCTTTAACTTCTGAGCTGACATGCAAGGGCAGCGCATTGGATTTTGCCTCAATCCCCTCCGGAGCCTTCAGAACCGCCTTGTTCTTTGTGGGGACGTCTATGCTATTAATAGTGGGCTGCATGGTGTGCTTTAGTTTATTCTTCTTCTGCAACGCTGGGAGTGTGTACAAGATATGTGCGTGGATGCAGCTTGCTTCAGGTAAGACAATCTGTGTCCAGTAAACAGGGGCGTCGTGGGGAAATGTTAAGCCCATGTTTAGGTGCCCATTAAGTCCACTAGGCACCTTAAAATAGATGTTGATCACCTAGACTATATCTCTACCAACTTTCTGACATTTGGGGCCTGTCAACCCTAAGGAATTGAAACATTCTACAAAACAACTGATAAATAACTTAAATAGATAAATAGTCATTTGATTGTTTGTTACAACCAAAAATTAGCTGTGAGGGTAAGATGAGCTCATTTGTCAAAAGACACCATAATGACACCTCCACGCTGTTTGTAGTGTCGTGTCCAGTTACCTCACAGTTGCTCTAGGTGGCAATTATAGCGGCAATGGATTCTGTTGCAGACGAGATGCTGATATTTATGCCTACGGGGTCAGATAGATGTAACACGATCCAGAAGTTATGCATGCAAACAATTGATAATGTAGGTATAATTATGGAAAAAATGCAACCGTTACGTATACTAATAACATGGTTTTGTCTCGCCGCCGCTGTAGCGGTCCTGATGTTAATGGGTTGCATGATCTACCCGGATGGATGGGACGCCCCGGAGGTGAAGCGCATGTGCGGCCAGCGGACGGACAAGTATAGTCTGGGCAACTGCACAGTGCGCTGGGCCTACATCCTGGCCATCATCAGTATCCTAGACGCCCTTATCCTGGCTTTCCTGGCCTTCAGCCTGGGAAACCGGCAGGATAAGCTGCTGCCAGACGACTTTGAGGTGGAAGGAGCAGGTGAGAAGGTTATGATTTTTCCTGTTGAGAACTGATGTAGGATTTGTGTCAAATAAACCACACAGAAAATGTTTCAAATCATTCTGTACTTTAATATTTTTATtgtcatatttattttttactgcccATCTTCTCATCACAGAAAAGCCTTAAACCAGAAGTGCCCTGACCTGTCTTCCAATAAGGTCAGCGTCAAAGACAACAACTCCATGACTAAGTACAGTATGAAGAGTATCCAGTGCAACAATGGACTGTGTTTTCTTCACATTGTTAATAGAATATTAACATTTTTGGGGCCAATACACCCTACTTTCATGGTTACCAGGCTTTGACTGCAGTGATTTTAATTCGTTTTAGCAGTACAATATAAAACCGAAACATGCTTCTATTACAGCATTGTCTGAATAGGACTTATCAGTGATAGGGATTTTTTTGTAAACAGAATTACATTTTCAATTGTATGTGACTTGTTGCAATATTCATGTCTCTTGAgaaattgtgtttttatttacttgCCTGAAAAACAAATCTAATTCCTGAAATAGAAAGTAACCACTTAAACAATTGAATGGGACATTAAATCACATGGGGCGACATTATAAAGCAGGACATAAAAATAAGCTTGCAAACTTCTTCCAAATGCTTTATTAAAACCTTACTACCCAGCCAAATAATTTTAGCTAAGACATAGAATTTGTTAAAAACTGTACAGAACTGTAATATACAGAACAAGGCCAACTCTTTGGTACAtgtatatacagacacacacaaatcgtttttttcttttttttcttcacaattGTTCTCATGAGTCTTTTATGCTTTATATACTGAAATATTCCTGAATCCCATAAAGACCCTGAAGGAAAACCAGCCTCCCAACAAAGTGAACTAACTATTAAGTGACATGGAACTCACTACTGGCAGTACCCATCTTCACGGGCAGCCCCGGGTTCCCTATTAAATACATCTAATGGCTCTATGTGAGGAGATACCGAGACTGCAGTTTCTGCAGTCACTTCAGTCAGTCTAGTCACTCTGCAGCTTCCTAATACTACAGCAATACAAAACAATCATTCCCCACAGGTGTAACATAAGATTATTTTCCATAAAGTGAAAACTGCACTAAGGGCCAAAATGAACTGAACtggagaggcggggggggggggcagttttaCAGAGGCTAAAGTGGACATTAAGGGCAAtgttctcttcatctcttctgGAGTGTtgagcaaaacaaaacaaggatGAGGGAAGCTGCCTGCCTTTAAAACCCAAGTCCTCTTAAagggggaggtggagtgggTTAGCAGAGCACAGCAGTTTTGTTCCAACAGGACCAATACAACCCCCAAGCACAAAGGGAGGACCGGAATAGATTCAAATACACAAACTGGACAGGAGGATTACTCAAccattaaaacaaaatgtaagaAAACCTGAAAACGGAAAAAAAATACTCGTCAGATATGCTTGAGCTGGAAAGTGATCTGTTGCATTCTCTCGTGAATGAGGGAGAGGGatcaaaaaaaaataaataaaaaaaaagtgataaTGAGTTGCAGTGAGGCCAGAGGCCACCACTAGAGGGCAATCCAGGGGTGGCGCAGGCAATCGGCTGCTGTGGCTCTCTTCTCTGGGATGAGCTCCAGCATGGGGAGCAGGAAGTCAGCGAAACACTCAGCCTCCTCCTTGGGCCACTCGTATTTGTCCACCAGCACCTCCATCAGGCCCCAGGGCTTCAGCTTGGTGATGTGCTTCAGGTCACCTGGGGAAGGGAGCACAAGATCATTCATACTGCTTCAATGGGCCGCCATGACAGCGACATGACAATCACACAGGTTGTGACAATAGGAGGCATCAAAAAGGTATCGCTTGGTACACGACACCTAGAATCAGCGACACACACGACAAGGCTTATGGCAGCTGACAAGACATAAGCCTAATATCAGACAAATAGACAGTGCATGTGTACAGTcatggccataagttttggcaatgacaaatgttgtgttttgcaaagtttgctggttcagtatttgaggaaaatgttttcacgttTCTATTAGTGCTATCAAAtgatttaaatatttaatcgcgattaaagtCATAGTTCactcacaattaatcgcacatttttatctattctaaatgtcccttaatttatttttgtcccataattttttctaattttaatgctcttatcaacttttttttaaattgaaaacaatgtTGGCATACTGTA of the Hypomesus transpacificus isolate Combined female chromosome 18, fHypTra1, whole genome shotgun sequence genome contains:
- the lhfpl5b gene encoding LHFPL tetraspan subfamily member 5b, with the protein product MDKMLPAQEAAKIYHTNYVRNARAIGVLWAIFTICFGIITVVVFIQPYWIGDSVNTPQAGYFGLFHYCIGNALTSELTCKGSALDFASIPSGAFRTALFFVGTSMLLIVGCMVCFSLFFFCNAGSVYKICAWMQLASAVLMLMGCMIYPDGWDAPEVKRMCGQRTDKYSLGNCTVRWAYILAIISILDALILAFLAFSLGNRQDKLLPDDFEVEGAEKP